The Paenibacillus sp. G2S3 region TTCCTGATAGTTTGATAGAGTCTGCCAAAATAGACGGCGCCCACGATTTCAGAATTTTACTGCGGATCGTGCTTCCGCTCTCCATGCCGGTTCTGGCAGTGATGACCCTCTTCTATGCGGTAAGCCACTGGAATAGTTGGTTCTCGGCCATGATTTATTTACAGGATCGGAATTTGTTCCCGCTTCAATTGATTTTGAGGGAAATCCTGATTCAATCCTCTGCGCAAAATATGCTGGCTGGCGTTACTCAAGATGAGGTGTTTCGGATCAGTGAATCTATTAAATTCGCTACGATTATTATTGCTACCATACCGATTTTGATGATCTATCCATTTTTGCAGAAATATTTTGTAAAAGGCGTAATGATCGGTGCGTTGAAGGAGTAACAGCCATAGAGAAGATGCTGCATGTGACGGAATCGTTTCTGAAGCAGTCGGGAGGAGAAGACATATGAAGGCGGTAATATCTCAGGAAGGACAGATTCGCATGTCGGATGTTCTGACACCAGTCATTGAAGATGGATTTGTACTAGTCCAGACTGAATATTCGGCGATTAGCCCCGGAACGGAAATGATGATGAATGGCCTGCACCGTACGCAACAAATTGTACTTGGATACAGTGCAGCGGGTGTAATCCGAACACGTGGGAACGGAATGGAACACTGGCCTGAGGGGCTTCGGGTAGCTTGTTACGGCGGACCTTATGCGAAGCATGCAGAATGGCTGCTAATGCCTCAGCATCTGATGGTGCCCATTCCTGACCATGTTAGTTCGGAGGAAGCATCAACTGTAGGGCTTGGAGCTATTGCAGTACATGCAGTAAGGCAGGTTGCACCGCAGTTTGGGGAGACACTTGTCCTGATCGGTGCCGGAATTCTTGGGCAGTTGATTGCTCAAATTGCTAAGGCGGCAGGATGCCGGGTGATCGTCTATGATTTGCTTGCAGAGCGCTGTGAGATGGCTGAGCGCCTTGGAATTAGACATATCGCTACTAGCCCAGAGAAGGTTAAGGAACATCTTGCTAACCTGACGGAGGGCATGGGAGCGGATGCAGTCATCGTATGCGCAGGCGGTAAAACCGGAGACCTTATTGATCAAGCGCTAGAGTGGGTACGGGATCGCGGCAAGGTACTGTTGGTTGGAGATGTTAAGCCGGATTTCTCTCGTGATCTGATGTTCGGTAAGGAAGCCCAAGTGCTGATTTCTAGAGCCGGAGGTCCCGGACGATATGATCCTATCTATGAGCGGAAGGGGATTGACTATCCTTACGGCTACGTGCGGTGGACGGAAGGGCGTAATATGGCTGAATATATTCGGTTAATTTCTGAAGGGGACATTCAGGTGAAGCCGTTAATTAGCGCGATATTCCCGGTTGAACGCTGTGAAGAAGCCTTTCGGCGTTATGCAGAGGATCCAGTGGATCTGTTGGGAGCAGTATTAGCTTATCCTGCGGCAGTTTCAGGGGGAGATGCGAAGGTTAAGGAACAGCTGACGAAAGAAGGCGGAAGCAGATGAAGGCGCTGCGGATCGGTGAGCCACTGAACGGTCTGGCGGTTTGGGCCTCAGCTTATGGAACATGGCAAGGGGCAGACCGGATCTACGCTGTTTCTTCCGGGAGTCCTTGCATCTTATTTGTTCTAGACCCGAGCGGTGAACAAGCGGTGGAACGGTATGCGCTGGAAGGCTCGGATCATTGCTGGGGTGTAGTCTTAACAACCAGCGGAGTGTATATCGGGGGAAGTGGCGTTTTGTACAGGTACACTCATGAGAATGGTGTGGAGAACCTGGGTGAGATGATTCCCGGTGAATTCTATACGTGGCGGTTGGCAGCAGATACGCAAGGCAGGATCTATGGGGGATGTTATCCTGGGGGGAAAGTGTTCCAGTATGACCCAGCGACAGGAGTGTTTAGGGATTACGGTGCTATGGTAGCTGGAGAACAGTATGCGCGTTCTATGGAAGCATGGAACGGTAAGCTCTATGTGGGAGTTGGTACACAAACCCCACATATTGTTGTACTGGATACGGAGACGGGAGAACGCTCGGAAATCAGGCTACCAGATGAATGTAAAAGCGAGCAACTGGTGTATGACTTGAACATCGTTCAGGGCAAGCTTTTTGCTCGAATTACACCGTCTGCACGGTTGTACATTTATGATCTGGAACTGCAGGAGTGGGGAGACACTTTGGATCATGTGAGTGGACTTAGTGTTTCGCCGCCGGATGAGCTGGGAAATGTGTATTTCATTAAAGATGACTATTTGCAGCGTTATGATGTCCGGACTGGAAGCCTGTTCGTTACTTCACTAGCTATGCCGGAGCCTGCAGGTGATTATGGCTGGCTGAATAACCATGCTCTAAATCGGAAAGAGCGCTGCTTAACGGGTGTATACAGGGACGGGAGTTGCTGGATTTACGATCCGGCGACGGATCGGTATACGGTCAAAGACTTCGGCCTGCAAGGTCAATCGGTCCATTTGCAGTCTATGACCTATGGACCTGATGATGCTCTCTACATCGGAGGGTATTTCGCAGGTGGGCTGTCCAGATTCGATAAGGCAGCCGATGAGATCATTTCATATCGGGGCATTGGTCAGACGGAAGGTATGCTAGCTGGTAGAGATTGTCTTTATCTAGGTGTATATCCGCGAGCGAATATTTTCAAATATGACCCGAACGAAGATTGGAAGCCGGGTGAGAATCCAGAGCTGCTATTTTCCTTGCAGGAAG contains the following coding sequences:
- a CDS encoding zinc-binding alcohol dehydrogenase, producing the protein MKAVISQEGQIRMSDVLTPVIEDGFVLVQTEYSAISPGTEMMMNGLHRTQQIVLGYSAAGVIRTRGNGMEHWPEGLRVACYGGPYAKHAEWLLMPQHLMVPIPDHVSSEEASTVGLGAIAVHAVRQVAPQFGETLVLIGAGILGQLIAQIAKAAGCRVIVYDLLAERCEMAERLGIRHIATSPEKVKEHLANLTEGMGADAVIVCAGGKTGDLIDQALEWVRDRGKVLLVGDVKPDFSRDLMFGKEAQVLISRAGGPGRYDPIYERKGIDYPYGYVRWTEGRNMAEYIRLISEGDIQVKPLISAIFPVERCEEAFRRYAEDPVDLLGAVLAYPAAVSGGDAKVKEQLTKEGGSR
- a CDS encoding WD40 repeat domain-containing protein; amino-acid sequence: MKALRIGEPLNGLAVWASAYGTWQGADRIYAVSSGSPCILFVLDPSGEQAVERYALEGSDHCWGVVLTTSGVYIGGSGVLYRYTHENGVENLGEMIPGEFYTWRLAADTQGRIYGGCYPGGKVFQYDPATGVFRDYGAMVAGEQYARSMEAWNGKLYVGVGTQTPHIVVLDTETGERSEIRLPDECKSEQLVYDLNIVQGKLFARITPSARLYIYDLELQEWGDTLDHVSGLSVSPPDELGNVYFIKDDYLQRYDVRTGSLFVTSLAMPEPAGDYGWLNNHALNRKERCLTGVYRDGSCWIYDPATDRYTVKDFGLQGQSVHLQSMTYGPDDALYIGGYFAGGLSRFDKAADEIISYRGIGQTEGMLAGRDCLYLGVYPRANIFKYDPNEDWKPGENPELLFSLQEEEQDRPFAWAWAGEVLAIGTVPSYGRHGGALTLYNPASGAREVFRNLLSQQSVVSLAISDQLLFAGGSVWGGLGIAPQRADASLMIWDMQKRCKVWEGVPVQGERAISALVLDDVGHLWGLTAGLLFRFDPQQKRTVKTYSLFSMDWNVVTHFWRSGNELLYKEGLLYGVSMNRLFKFDVRSEELEVLNDDARLLTMNREGDLYFARTTALYRMHK